One part of the Solea solea chromosome 1, fSolSol10.1, whole genome shotgun sequence genome encodes these proteins:
- the LOC131463592 gene encoding FYVE and coiled-coil domain-containing protein 1-like: MASCSSVGDNQLQRIIRDLHDAVLELSKEYRECGEPVTDDSANLHKFFYKIEYLLQFDQKEKKTFLGQRKDYWDYFCDCLIKIKGANDGIRFVKSIPELKTSLGKGRAFIRYSLVHQRLADTLQQCLINQVVTSDWYYARSPFLKCHLTADIINHLYELNQIQFDVAARGYDLDADWPAFARRTLGSALSAFLWKPPSRCSSINSLVGNYSQSQAQEFLPIPDLNHSLLSELEEPSPCSIAENLRIELDQSELRQQELLVQIQELSKEATELKGVVKDLQGELAAQRSSGHLVATEAQTCQEIANVETTNRLHTCRETINSELHDRLTAAEDKNMDLITKLDQSLKEKDQQTASYCDSAWKMHDLLDKLKTAEEERLDAKKEAEDMARHSERLSQELKLREEDLRNSKEKLAEVKTGAHEEREEAVRRLEELQGVVSRIQGTLSLKEKETGNLRAQLQDLQLSLECRERQAEELRKRLQLEREEEGQRCSISISQNEELENLILDLRKTIKNREKELVVSSERIKHLEEQVEKLNVDVNEFTFDQTKNIEEYKTQCSNLTDINAKLHRTIKTSEDSIADLTKSRTALLDQLAVLKASEKHFKNRAEATNMNVEAREKQLLDENLHLEETVQKALVQKQELDAQLKKLENEIRDLVEVQSLLKKDLARAQQEFDSLTIKASVFEKNLTVSQRIQAELLEKLQETETKLRDQTVKCELLQARAVELERRPEELHDEKGAAESNEKMLKLHVDHQSSSAENKEGPVRLVIAEAQLELNLREVHRLREEVVELRAQLFSGTAERMKLQALQEVTEASREDLRVLAEQLKAQVEDLNRRHVDEILHSREREEALIHERDVEAQARVGLAAEVTASREELNKLKLRYESLCLESSESREALHRANTETAELGVHVCMLTAENEEARLRWVGLSTRMQELEDEATLEAERLNSCNAELRQANQQLLHQLHNEEDVLATKQQLQKLSEAQQEAETLQKTNQDEIEALHFQLSSQATNYDSQLQGVTQKLQTLKLHLVTEQEKVIDLENNLKELKAENQRCCQQIEEKNHQMAEYENLIQQKEGEIIHLKENLSRSEEGLQAAQETCQEMSENLRRVTQDKQSFDLKTAAELDDLYRTKINLEERLVELIREKDALWQKTDALEFEQKLRDEETERDVNYCLGCHSQFSWWLRKYNCRLCGRPFCYYCCSNTVSTQQGGNRERCCADCYNQHSAVVERHPQEEVAHSTPLTPFSRLLQAGRAVTSVSGENEDDKRDDGVFDIITDEEVSVVSDSLSFATACSPEHGQQGAAQLSSSASAGDITSEDTEDLSAAVQDAEICLLKSGELTLSVPFTIDDISEFGDGAQELFIKSSCYSTIPITMSIPGPTVTWTFTSEPKSISFSVVYRESTETPLEQAKVLIPLTRCNSHKETIQGELKVRNPGEYTLIFDNSFSRFISKNVLYHLSLAKPVVYDGTDLP; the protein is encoded by the exons ATGGCCTCCTGCTCGTCAGTTGGAGATAATCAACTACAGAGGATTATCAGAGATCTGCATG atgCTGTGTTGGAGTTGAGTAAAGAATACAGGGAGTGTGGTGAACCCGTAACAGATGACAGTGCCAACCTGCACAAGTTCTTCTATAAAATAGAATATCTGCTCCAG TTTGaccagaaagaaaagaaaacctttcTTGGCCAGAGGAAAGACTACTGGGATTACTTCTGTGACTGCCTGATTAAGATCAAGGGAGCTAACGATGGCATCCGATTTGTTAAATCTATCCCTGAG TTGAAGACGTCTCTCGGTAAAGGACGGGCCTTCATCCGCTACTCACTCGTCCACCAACGTCTGGCAGACACGCTGCAGCAGTGTCTCATAAACCAGGTGGTCACAAG TGACTGGTATTACGCCCGCAGTCCATTCCTCAAGTGTCACCTCACAGCTGACATCATCAACCATCTTTATGAGCTCAATCAGATCCAGTTTGACGTGGCAGCCAGAGGCTACGACCTCGATGCGGACTGGCCGGCATTTGCAAG GCGGACTTTAGGCTCAGCCTTGTCTGCTTTCCTGTGGAAGCCTCCAAGTCGTTGCTCCAGCATCAACAGTTTGGTTGGCAATTATTCACAGTCCCAG GCACAAGAGTTTCTTCCAATCCCAGACTTGAATCACAGTCTCCTTAGTGAACTGGAGGAGCCCTCTCCCTGCAGTATTGCAGAGAATCTCCGCATCGAGCTGGATCAGTCTGAGCTAAGACAGCAGGAGCTTCTCGTACAGATTCAGGAGTTAAGCAAAGAAGCTACTGAGCTAAAGGGTGTGGTTAAAGACCTTCAAGGAGAGCTGGCAGCTCAAAGGTCATCTGGCCATTTAGTAGCCACCGAAGCCCAAACTTGCCAAGAAATAGCTAATGTGGAGACAACGAATCGTCTTCACACATGTAGGGAAACAATAAACAGTGAACTTCACGACAGACTCACAGCTGCTGAGGACAAAAATATGGATCTTATCACTAAGTTGGATCAATCACTTAAAGAAAAGGACCAACAAACAGCCAGCTACTGTGACTCAGCTTGGAAAATGCACGACCTACTGGATAAACTGaagacagcagaggaggagaggctaGACGCGAAGAAGGAGGCTGAAGACATGGCCAGGCACTCTGAGCGCTTATCACAGGAACTCAAACTCAGGGAAGAAGACTTGAGAAACAGTAAGGAGAAGCTAGCTGAAGTAAAAACTGGAGCCCATGAGGAACGGGAAGAGGCAGTCAGACGGTTGGAAGAGCTCCAAGGGGTGGTCAGTCGAATTCAAGGGACATTGAGTTtgaaagagaaggagacaggGAACCTGAGAGCCCAGCTTCAGGATCTACAATTGTCACTGGAGTGCAGAGAACGACAGGCAGAGGAACTAAGGAAAAGGCTGCAGctagagagggaggaggaagggcaGAGATGTAGCATCAGCATAAGCCAGAATGAGGAACTTGAGAACCTCATTCTGGATTTaagaaaaaccataaaaaacagagagaaagagctaGTTGTCAGTTCAGAGAGAATCAAACACTTGGAGGAGCAGGTGGAGAaattaaatgttgatgttaatgAATTCACTTTTGatcaaaccaaaaacattgaGGAGTACAAAACACAATGCAGCAACCTCACAGATATAAACGCTAAGCTTCATCGAACAATAAAGACGAGTGAAGATAGCATTGCAGACCTAACAAAGAGCAGGACAGCCTTGTTAGATCAGCTAGCTGTGTTGAAAGcttcagaaaaacattttaaaaatagagcAGAGGCAACAAATATGAACGTGGAAGCCCGAGAAAAGCAGCTTTTAGACGAAAACCTGCATTTGGAGGAGACTGTTCAGAAGGCACTTGTCCAGAAGCAGGAATTGGATGCTCAATTGAAGAAGCTAGAAAATGAGATTAGAGACCTTGTTGAGGTTCAGTCATTGTTGAAGAAGGACTTGGCAAGAGCTCAGCAGGAGTTTGACTCTCTTACCATCAaagcttcagtgtttgaaaagaACCTCACAGTGTCCCAAAGAATTCAAGCAGAGTTACTTGAAAAACTCCAAGAAACTGAGACAAAACTCAGAGACCAGACCGTTAAATGTGAGCTTCTGCAGGCTCGAGCAGTGGAACTGGAGAGAAGGCCCGAAGAGCTGCATGATGAAAAGGGAGCTGCAGAGAGTAATGAGAAAATGCTGAAGCTTCATGTTGACCATCAGAGTTCCTCGGCAGAAAACAAAGAGGGCCCAGTTAGGCTGGTGATAGCTGAGGCTCAACTGGAGCTCAACTTAAGGGAGGTGCATCGACTTCGTGAAGAGGTGGTGGAACTGAGGGCTCAGCTTTTCTCGGGAACTGCGGAGAGAATGAAACTTCAGGCCCTGCAGGAGGTGACAGAGGCTTCCAGAGAGGACCTCCGTGTTTTAGCCGAACAACTCAAGGCCCAGGTGGAGGATCTCAACCGCCGGCATGTGGATGAGATTCTTCATTCAAGGGAGCGAGAGGAGGCTCTTATCCATGAGCGAGACGTTGAGGCTCAGGCTCGAGTTGGCCTGGCTGCGGAGGTGACTGCCTCCAGGGAAGAGCTTAATAAACTGAAGCTGCGATATGAATCCTTGTGCCTGGAAAGCAGTGAATCCAGGGAGGCGCTCCATAGAGCCAACACAGAAACAGCTGAGCTTGGTGTCCATGTCTGTATGCTAACTGCTGAGAATGAAGAGGCCCGTCTGCGCTGGGTGGGCCTGTCGACAAGGATGCAAGAGCTGGAGGACGAGGCCACTCTGGAAGCTGAAAGGCTGAATAGCTGCAATGCAGAGTTGCGGCAAGCGAACCAGCAGCTACTTCATCAGCTCCATAATGAGGAGGATGTGTTGGCAACCAAGCAGCAGTTGCAGAAGCTAAGTGAGGCCCAACAGGAGGCTGAAACTCTGCAAAAGACAAACCAGGATGAGATCGAGGCACTCCACTTCCAGCTGAGCAGCCAAGCAACAAACTATGACAGCCAGCTCCAG GGTGTAACACAAAAGTTACAGACATTGAAATTACACCTGGTGACTGAGCAGGAAAAAGTGATTGATCTGGAGAACAATCTCAAAGAGCTCAAG GCTGAGAATCAGAGATGCTGCCAACAGATTGAGGAGAAAAACCACCAGATGGCCGAGTATGAAAATCTCATCCAGCAGAAAGAAGGCGAGATAATCCATCTGAAAGAAAATTTATCAAG GTCTGAGGAGGGTCTACAAGCAGCTCAGGAGACCTGTCAGGAGATGAGTGAAAATCTAAGGAGAGtcacacaggacaaacagagcTTTGATCTCAAGACGGCTGCTGAACTCGATGACCTCTACCGCACCAAAATCAATTTGGAGGAGAGACTTGTGGAACTCATCAG GGAGAAAGACGCGCTTTGGCAAAAGACAGACGCCTTGGAATTTGAGCAGAAACTGCGTGAcgaggagacggagagagacgtGAACTACTGTTTGGGCTGTCACAGTCAGTTCAGCTGGTGGCTCCGCAAGTACAACTGCAG GCTGTGTGGGCGTCCCttctgctactactgctgcagCAACACGGTGAGCACCCAACAGGGCGGCAACAGAGAGCGATGCTGTGCGGACTGTTACAACCAGCACAGTGCAGTAGTGGAGCGCCACCCACAGGAGGAAGTGGCTCACAGCACGCCACTGACACCTTTCAGCCGTTTGTTGCAGGCCGGGAGAGCTGTGACCAGTGTGTCTG gagaAAACGAAGATGACAAACGGGATGATGGTGTTTttgacatcatcactgatgaaGAAGTGAGTGTCGTCAGTGACTCCCTCTCGTTTGCCACTGCCTGCTCTCCCGAACATGGGCAGCAGGGGGCGGCACAACT AAGCAGCAGTGCCAGTGCAGGTGACATCACATCCGAGGACACTGAGGACCTCAGTGCTGCAGTACAGGACGCAGAGATTTGCTTGCTAAAGTCGGGAGAACTTAC TCTTTCTGTCCCCTTCACAATCGACGACATCTCTGAGTTTGGGGACGGCGCCCAAGAGCTTTTCATCAAGTCCAGCTGTTACAGCACCATCCCCATCACCATGAGCATCCCCGGGCCCACTGTCACCTGGACTTTCACCTCGGAACCTAAGAGCATCTCTTTCAGTGTGGTCTACAGGGAGAGCACAGAGACGCCGCTGGAGCAAGCTAAG gTTTTAATCCCACTCACTCGCTGTAACTCCCACAAAGAGACAATCCAGGGGGAACTAAAGGTCAGAAACCCCGGAGAATACACACTCATCTTTGACAACTCCTTCTCCAG GTTCATCTCAAAGAATGTGCTGTATCACCTGAGTCTGGCCAAGCCCGTGGTCTACGATGGCACTGACCTCCCCTGA